CGTGTAGATCTCTGCATCGGAGAGGTTTTGTACTTCGGTATCCGTAACGTATCCCTCTCGAACGGCGACGGAACGGATTGCCTGGAGATCCAGTCCAGCTCCATCATCCCGCACCTGTATGACGACCTGGTTGCCCTCGTTATAGGCGCGCAAATCGATGCGGCCACGTTCCGGTTTACCCTTCGACTTGCGAACTTCCGGCGTCTCGATGCCGTGATCCACGGCGTTGCGCAGCAGGTGCAGCAAGGGGTCGACGATCGCATCCAGGACCGTCGTGTCCATCTCGATCTCCTCGCCTTCGATGATCAAATCCACCAGCTTTTCCTGTTCGCGTGAAAGTACGCGGACGGTTCGATAGAAACGTGTCGCAAGTGTAGCCAGGGGCACCATGCGCGTGCGCATCAATTCGTCCTGAATTTGAGTCGAAAGCCGGCGATGACGGGTGAGGATGCCGTCGAACTCCGCAATCAAGTTGAAGAGTTCGGTTCCCATCGTGCGGATGTCACTCGAAGTCTCCGTCAACTCTCGAGACAAAAGATGAAACTCGGTATAGCGGTCGAATTGCAGCTCATCGAAGTCTCCCGCGTCCACCATTCCCGTTTCGTTGGCTGCGTTCCGATCTCTCGTTCCGCCAAGCATGCTGATCCGTCCGCCGAGTGCACGCACCTCATAATTGGTCTCGATGGTCGACGTCAAACGGCGCAGGCGCTCGCTGCTCAGCCGCAATTCATCCACTTCACGAGTGAAGTCTTTCATGCGCAGCTCGAAGGCAGAGCGGCTGATGACCAATTCGCTCACCAATTTGACAAGCTCATCCAGCCGTTCCAGAGGTACGCGCACGATCTTACTCGGCTTACGCGATGCCCGTGTCATCGCAGGAAAAGCGCCGACCGATTTTTCGGTGAGCGTCGGCAAAGTCTCCAGATCCAGAATCCCGCCTTCGCCGAATAATTCGATTTGGGGAGAAAGCGGTTCCTCGATATCATCTCCGAGGAGGTCTGTATAGCGGCCGTACAAATCATGCAGGGTATTCTGCATCGCAGACGCTTCGACATCCCCCGAAACCAAATCCTCCAGGGCGTCTGCAGAATCGAACATCAGATCCATGGATTGTGTGTCAATGGGCATGCTTGCTTCCGAAAAACGATCCAGCACATCTTCCATTCTGTGGGTGAGCTGCGCCACGGCCAATAAGCCGACGGACCCCGCTGCGCCCTTGAGAGTATGCACACTGCGGCGAATGGCTTGCAAAGATTCTACGTCCGACGGTTCTTTGACAATCTTCACCAACAGCGAGCCGACATTGCGCATGTGCTCTTCAGACTCCACGCGGAAGACGTTCAAAAGTTCGGGAGAGACATCCTCATGACGCTGCGCGTCATCCGGTGTGGAAACGACGGGTTCGAATTCTACATCCAGAGTGCTTTCTACATTTTTAGCGATTTTACGCAGCGCCTCTTCAATTGCAGTCTGGTCTTCCGCCTTCGGCAGTCGCTGCATGCGGCGATAAACGATCGTGGCATCCTCGATCAACCGCCGCTCATCGAGCTCGCCGCTGACAATACCGCCCAGGAATGTTTCGATCTGAGTGACCAGTTTATGCAGCCGTCCGAATGCCTGTTTGCCCATCTTGCGTTTGCCCGCGACGAAATCTTCGAGGACTTCCTCCAGATAGGAAGCAATGAGGCTCAATCCCGGCAGCTCGATCATCGAAGCAGTACCCTTGATGGTGTGCGAATAACGGAATGCCTCTTTGATCGCGGTCGACTGCTGCGGATCTGCCCGGAAAGCTTCGAGCCTCTCCAGGATGATGGGCAGGTAACCTCGAGCTTCGTCGAGAAAACCAGCGAGCACATCCTCGTCCGTCTTCTTTACCATTGGGTCTTCTCCAAACTCGTGTCTACAACCCCGAACCGACCAACGGGTCACCCCGTATCGATCGTCGTTCGCCACTTCGACAGCTAGGCCATCGCATGCATACCGTCGCTGGGTAATTTGAAGGCGCTGACCGATACGCGCAGTTCGTCGGCCATTCGAGCCAGCGAGTTGATCGAAACAGCGGTGTCTTTCGTTCCTTCGGCGGTCTGCTGCGTGATTTCTGCGATCTCACTCATCGCCTTTGCCACATTTTCCGATCCGCGGGCTTGCTGCTGAGCCGCCAATGAAATGGATTGACTCAATTCCGCCAGGCGAACCGAAACGGCCTCGATCTCGTTCAGGGCGTTGCCCGCTTCCTCCGCCAGCTTTGTTCCCGAAACCACCTCGTTGGTGGTAGCTTCCATGGCCGCAACGGCCTCGTTCGTCTCAGTCTGGATGGTGCGGATCAACGTTTCGATCTGCTGCGTAGCCTGCAGCGAACGCTCGGCCAGACGTTCGACCTCCTCGGCAACGACGGCAAAACCTTGCCCGGCCTCACCCGCCATTGCAGCCTGGATCGATGCGTTGAGGGACAGGATGCTGGTTCGATCGGCAATGTCGCTGATCAATTCCACGATCTCGCCAATCTCCTGGGAACTTTCACCCAGCCGCTTGATCCGTTTGGCGGTCTCCTGCACTTGATCGCGAATGCGATTCATACCTTGCATGGTATTCTGTACGGCCAACGTCCCCTGTTTGGCGTTGACCAGGGACTGCTCACCCACCGACGCCGACATTGTTGCGCTCTCCGAAACCTGAGCGATCGACGTCGCCATCTCCTCGATCGCACCGGAGGTCTCAGCAATCTGCAGGGCTTGCGATTCACTGCCCCGGGATAACTGCTCGGTTCGTGCCTGGATCTCGTTCGCCGAAGCGCTCACCTTTTGTGTGGCTTGCTGTACGCCGGTGATAATCTCGCGCAATTGGCCGATCATCAGGTTGAACGAGTCGGCGATGGCGCCGGTCATGTCTGCCGTCACTTCCGCCTCGACGGTTAGATCGCCATCCGCGACACCGCTGACCTCGCGCAGCAGCTTCTGGATCGAAGCCTGCATCGCGTCCCGCTCCTCACGCGTCTGGATCAGTCCCAGCGTATTGTCGAGCATGGCGTTCAAGGTTTCGCTCGTCTCACCAAGCTCATCGTGGGACGTCACCTCGACTCGAGCGTCAAAATTCCCCATACCGATCTCGGAACAAGTCTGCGAGATGGCGTCGATCGAGCGCAGAATATCCTGGACGACGACGAAGCGCAGCAGCACCGCCGCAGCCAACGCACCAAAGCCGATGAACAAGATCGCCCTTCTACCAGAAGCCTGCACTGCATTTACAGCAGCGATCGAAGCATCGACTTCGCCCAACCGTTCGTTGACTTGAACATCAAGGAGATCTCCCAGGACATCCGCATCGGCGTACATCTCCTGCTTCAATCCATCCAGCTCAGTTTGCTTTGCCACATAAGAATCAACTTCCTGGAGATATCCCTGGGTTAAATCGAGTATGTTCGCTGCACGCGCGGCTACATCTTTCGCCATCACGACCGTATCATCGCCCATTTCAACCGAACGCGATTCGAGTTCTGCGGTATTCGCTTGGATCTGTTCTCGATATAGATCGACGTTTTCAGTGAGCGCGGCGAGGTCCCCCGTTGCCGCCGCCTGATCCACCTCCCGGATCATGTTGCCCAGTGTTGAATCCGTTTCAAGCAGAACAACCCAAAACGGCACGACATCTTGGGTAAGGAAATTGAATGTGGGATTATCCGGACTGCCAAGAGAGATCGAATTCGCGACACTGGCTTGTGTTTCGGCGTACTTATCCGCGTTAACCTCGATTTGCACTTCAAGGATTCCGCTGAGTTCGACGGCCTCCTGGTACATGGCAGTCCCCAGGCTGTTGAGATCAGATTGCCTTCGCTGGATATCTTGGCCCGTCCCCATACCGCGTTGAACCAGGACGAGAATGGAATCGGATTGTTCCTTGATCTGATTCGCGGCTTCAGATGACCCAGCACTCCCTTGAACTTCTTCCACGATGTACTCATCAACGGATTGCTGTATCGATAAGACATAGTTCAAAACATCATTGAGGTTATCTTCCCCACCCGATGCCAAATATCCTTCCATCTCCTTGAAAAGTGAACTGTAAGCCGCCTCAAGCTCCAGCAAGGCACTCGCTCCTGGAACGAGTGCCTGTTCTAGCTGCGCAGCTTCATTGCCAGCTTTTGTGATCGAGCCGGCCGAATTGTAACCCAGGAAGGCTACGAAAACGATGATGATCAGAAAGCCCACCGTCATTTTCGTTCTGAGTTTCACATTGCGAAGTGGATTAAAACCAACACCTCGA
The nucleotide sequence above comes from Anaerolineales bacterium. Encoded proteins:
- a CDS encoding Hpt domain-containing protein, which translates into the protein MVKKTDEDVLAGFLDEARGYLPIILERLEAFRADPQQSTAIKEAFRYSHTIKGTASMIELPGLSLIASYLEEVLEDFVAGKRKMGKQAFGRLHKLVTQIETFLGGIVSGELDERRLIEDATIVYRRMQRLPKAEDQTAIEEALRKIAKNVESTLDVEFEPVVSTPDDAQRHEDVSPELLNVFRVESEEHMRNVGSLLVKIVKEPSDVESLQAIRRSVHTLKGAAGSVGLLAVAQLTHRMEDVLDRFSEASMPIDTQSMDLMFDSADALEDLVSGDVEASAMQNTLHDLYGRYTDLLGDDIEEPLSPQIELFGEGGILDLETLPTLTEKSVGAFPAMTRASRKPSKIVRVPLERLDELVKLVSELVISRSAFELRMKDFTREVDELRLSSERLRRLTSTIETNYEVRALGGRISMLGGTRDRNAANETGMVDAGDFDELQFDRYTEFHLLSRELTETSSDIRTMGTELFNLIAEFDGILTRHRRLSTQIQDELMRTRMVPLATLATRFYRTVRVLSREQEKLVDLIIEGEEIEMDTTVLDAIVDPLLHLLRNAVDHGIETPEVRKSKGKPERGRIDLRAYNEGNQVVIQVRDDGAGLDLQAIRSVAVREGYVTDTEVQNLSDAEIYTFVFMPGFSTADEVSEVSGRGVGLDVVCTNVENLKGTLAIDSAPGEYTLYTIRLPMTLAVTRAILVKVNEETFAIPLSAVSQILRLEEERIETAGKKPGIRLGDRVVPLRHLGEALGLGQSASDIIEHMPLLILKVGDQEIGLVVDQLLTGREIVIKTLGTHLRRVHGVTGATLMGDGSVVLILNPADLITGTPQAEVQGRARDRATAVEDEGSLIVMIVDDSLSVRRVVSKLVTHAGWQPLAAKDGIEALEILQQASQLPDLILVDIEMPRMDGFELMSTLKAHENYKNIPLVVLTSRAGGKHRSKALEIGAAEYLVKPYQEDEVLRIIRNLVHQSQAVST
- a CDS encoding HAMP domain-containing methyl-accepting chemotaxis protein; translation: MLKRLRDRGVGFNPLRNVKLRTKMTVGFLIIIVFVAFLGYNSAGSITKAGNEAAQLEQALVPGASALLELEAAYSSLFKEMEGYLASGGEDNLNDVLNYVLSIQQSVDEYIVEEVQGSAGSSEAANQIKEQSDSILVLVQRGMGTGQDIQRRQSDLNSLGTAMYQEAVELSGILEVQIEVNADKYAETQASVANSISLGSPDNPTFNFLTQDVVPFWVVLLETDSTLGNMIREVDQAAATGDLAALTENVDLYREQIQANTAELESRSVEMGDDTVVMAKDVAARAANILDLTQGYLQEVDSYVAKQTELDGLKQEMYADADVLGDLLDVQVNERLGEVDASIAAVNAVQASGRRAILFIGFGALAAAVLLRFVVVQDILRSIDAISQTCSEIGMGNFDARVEVTSHDELGETSETLNAMLDNTLGLIQTREERDAMQASIQKLLREVSGVADGDLTVEAEVTADMTGAIADSFNLMIGQLREIITGVQQATQKVSASANEIQARTEQLSRGSESQALQIAETSGAIEEMATSIAQVSESATMSASVGEQSLVNAKQGTLAVQNTMQGMNRIRDQVQETAKRIKRLGESSQEIGEIVELISDIADRTSILSLNASIQAAMAGEAGQGFAVVAEEVERLAERSLQATQQIETLIRTIQTETNEAVAAMEATTNEVVSGTKLAEEAGNALNEIEAVSVRLAELSQSISLAAQQQARGSENVAKAMSEIAEITQQTAEGTKDTAVSINSLARMADELRVSVSAFKLPSDGMHAMA